A segment of the Halocatena salina genome:
CGGAAGTGCTGACTCACGCACCTGATCAACTTCGACGGTGAGAGTCGTCTCGGCTTCGACGGTCTCGCGTAAGCCGGCAATAGTGTCCTTAGCGATAAGTGCTCCATCCTGAAGGATGCCTACGCGGTCACAGACGGCCTCGACTTGTCCGAGGATGTGACTCGAAAAGAAGATTGTCGCGCCCCGGTCGGCTTCGTCCCGGACGATTTCGCGCATCGTGTGGACGCCCTCTGGATCGAGTCCCGACGACGGCTCGTCGAGAATCAACAGGTCGGGCTGACCGACGAGGGCGGTCCCCAACATGAGCCGTTGGGCCATTCCTTTCGAGTACCTACCAGCCCTTCGGTCGACCGCGTCCTGGATGCCGACGCGCTCGGCAATCGCCTCCGGATCGTCGTTCGCTCCAGTCGAGTCGATGACGAACTGGAGGTGCTGGCGACCAGTCAGGCGATCGTACACATCGAATCCCTCGGGCAGGACGCCTGTGCGCTGACAGATAGCCTGTGATTCGGTTTGGGCGTCGTAGCCGAACACAGATATCTGTCCTTCGGTGGGTCGGATATAATCGAGCAAACAATTAATGACAGTCGATTTGCCCGCGCCGTTCGGACCGAGAAAGCCGAACACGGTGCCGTCCTCAACGACGAGATCGAGATCGTCGACGGCAGTCACACCGCCGTACTGCTTCGTCACTCCTTTCAGTTCGATTGCAGTCATCCAACCGGTTGTGCCGATGGCACTGTATTAAAGGGATAAGACTGTTTCCACCATATATCGTCAATATACTGCCGTACACCACCGATTTGGCCTAATCTGCGTAGTGGGATTGGCAGTATAGCGTTGCAGACCGCTGAGTTCCGGTATACGGGCTTGTGGATCGAGAGATACGCATCGGTATAGCGCGGTATACTGCGGATGTAGAGTGGTATACCACAGTATACCGTCTTCCGACGAGTAGACAGAGGTATATATCCTATCATGAATAGAATTGCTGTATGGATGAGAGATCGGCCTCGCTGCTCACAAAAACACAGCGACAACGGCTTCAAAATGAGTTCGAGAATGTTGACACCGACGCGAAACAGCGTGATCAACGGCTGATTCGACAACGAATTCAGGCAGGGGTGTTCGATTTCCGACTGCTCGCCAGCTATCCCGACAGGCAATACGACTTGGCATTTAATGACGTCACTGAAGAGGAGTTGCGGTTGGCGTTGGCAGACACCTACTTGGCTGTCGAACGGCTTCGTGTGTTGCAGCAGTATGATCGGGACCAACTGCTACGGGAGGCACGGAACCGTGCTGAGACAGTCTCCGCACAAACAGATGATGTGCGGTCCCTCGACCGACTCGCTCTGCAGACGGAGTCCGAAATACGCCAGCAAACTGAGGAACGACTCGGCGTGAGTCGCTGGGTGCGACGGGCGAGAACCGGCATCATCCTTGGCGGCTGCGGGCTGTTCGTTTCTGCCGTATCATATACTCTTCTCGGTGGGTTCGTCGGAAGACTCTCAGCAGTTCCCGGGCTTATGTTTGGTGGAGGCGCAGTGGTGGCTGGATTGCTCGTTGGTCTCAGCGCGATGATGATTGTTGGTCACGAGTTGCTCGCGATTCTCACTGCTGGCAAGGCGCTTGTAAACCAAATCCGGGCGTGGTGGCAGACGATCCAGCAGCGGGTGCGAACGGTTCGGATCTGGCTTGTGAACGACGATCGGTCGGCGTGAGAAGCGTTGGGGATCCATTGAGGAGCGACGGCAGCCTGCACGGACGACACGGCTTCCCTGCCACTCGATAAATCGAAAAATCGCATCGACACTTCGGCTCGCAGTAGGGCCGGAGCTACCGCTATAGTTGCTCGTATTATCAGACATCATAATGGACTGTCATCATCTCTCTGGAAGATCGCTAGTTTCGACGTCGACATCGAGCGCGAGGCGGGCATCGTCCGCGAGAGTACGTGAGAGGTTCCGAGAGTTGATGCCAGCAGTCCAGACAACGCTGTACAGACATCGATGAACTCGGCGGCGACCGTCGTTCGGCGAGCCAACCGAGAGAGTTCTCGCTCATACATGTAATCGTACTGCCGTCTTTCACGGCTGCAAGCAACGCTTGGCAGTCTTCCCGATCCCATCGGAGCCTGAGCCGAACTCAGAGTAGACATCGAGATCGTCCACACCTGCGTCTTCGAGGCGTTCCCGACAGTCATACCACTGGTGAGAGACGGATCTTAGAGCGCGTCCGCTTGTCTTCCCATACTAGTTCAGTCACAGTGAGCTCATCGGACGAAGTGGACATGCCGTACACTGTGGATCGGTAATCGTATTGAGAACAGTGATGTAAACTGTATTATCAATCTGGTATTCCCGCGAAGTAAAAGACAAGCGCGACCCCAGTCGCACTCCCTGCAGCGGTCAGTGCTGCGTTGAGGAAGGTGTTTCTCGGGAGCACGAGGCCGATGAGAACGCCAGCGCTGAATGCAATGACCCACGCCAAAAGCGCGTACTGAAGCGATGAGAGTTTCCGAACCCAGTTATCAATTCTGTTGTAGATTGGTTTGATCTGCATAATGCCTAGTAACTGTTGTGAGGTTCACTCGAATATATAGTCGTGATATCTATCAGTTGTTTCTCCTGCCGCATTCGCTGGAAATGAACCCGTTCGAAAACTTCTGGTGGCAGCAGAGAGATGATCGGCTTTTTATTACCCTATCGAATCTTCCTATCTGGATTAAGTTCACCAGAAACAATTATAACACATACCGCATGACCCGATGCCAAGATTGGTGAAAAAGGCACACGCAATACAGCCACCTAATCCAACGCCGGTCATCGCTGCTGCACATGTCGAAACACAAAATCCTTTACTCACAACGGCTCCGGCACAGCTCGTACACGTATACACACAAGATCCCTCAGTTGATGCCACCGGTTCAACAGAGGCTGCTGAAAGGTCGCCACCAGTTGCATCAACATGGTATCGTTGGACATTGGCCGTGTCCTCGTTCACCGTTCCGGCAGCTACTTTGAATCCGCTACTGTTATGCGTATAAACCGCGGAGATGACGTCCTCTTCGACAGCGTGTTCTAACTGCTCTAGTTCGGTATCGGTTGCCATTCGAGCAATCGTAATCGACGATTCATCACTAACAAGAAACGTGGTGCTTTCAGCTGGAATAGGTCTGAATTCGGCTGGAAGCTTCTGTCGGAGTTCCGGTGTCTGTGCGAGATTCAGTTCGAGTTTCGCTTCAACAGAATTCCCGATTTCGGTATTGGTCAGTGTCCCGAGGTTAGTCTGGAACTCGGTGTGGGTGATCGTTCTTCCATCAAGTTCTCGTTGTTTCACGACAGCCTCCTCGACCGACAATGTGCCGACCACATCCTCAATTTGTTGGATATGTGTCTTATCGAGGATTTTCTCGATGTGAACATCGGATGGGTTCGGCTCCGCTGATACGCCTGCCGGAAGTCCAACCGCACCGACAACCCCTGCAGCACCGAGTTTCTTGAGCACGTTTCGTCTGTTTACAGTTCTATTATTATGTTCTGCACTCCTCATACATCAATATAAAAATTATTTTCTTATTAATGTATCGGTTTTAAATACATTATTATTGATGATTAATGGTCGGCTGCTGTAGCGGCTCTCGCGATCTAACCTGCGGCAAGGAGTTGTCCCAGACGGTGTAATCGTCGATGAGACTGTCAAGCTCGACAATCTACCGCTTCAGCTTCTTTGAACTACCGCCTGAATTCAACACCGCTAGTGATTCACTAGGATTCATCAATTCGTTATGGCTCAACAGTATCGGAGGTGAATATATTCACGCGAATTTCCACGGTGCATTCTCCCCTTTGCTCGCTCATGGTGCGATCAATCCACAGGCGAACCAGCGGCTCCCACGAACAGACGGAGAGCCACCAGTATGGAACGTTGATGCAAAGCGGAGCTGAACGCCGATGAACGCTCCCTCGCTGAACGTTCTCATCGTACAAGTGACGATCTGGGAGGGACGGAGTTCGATCCACCCTGCCCGGTATGTCATCGAACGATTCAACGAGAATGGCACCCTCATCGACGGCACGTACGAGGACTGGCTCGAGCAGTTCGTTCCGTCTGCTGTCGGTACTCCGGAGGCTGGCGTATGAATCCGATCGAATCTACCGTCAGCGCGTGGTCCGGGGTGGAAGTCGACTCGCACGACCGTGGCGTCGGGCGCGAGTTTACCCTCGATGGACGGCAGATCAGCCACGTCCACCATGGCAAACTCCTCGACATTCCATTCGACAAATGTGTCCGTGACGTCTTCATTGAGGAGAAACGAGCTGAAAAACATCACGTCACGCCCGATTTCTCCGATTCTTGGTGGATGTCCTATCGCACCCAATCGGACGAAGACGTTGGGGGAGTATTCTGGCTTCTCCGTGTCGCGTGTCTCTATCATGTGATCACGATGCAAAAACGTGAGGAACACTCTCCGGGAGACAGAGTCGATATCGATGCCGCACTCGCTGAGTCGGATATGAGCGACACGTTAGAAGACGTGTTCAACGAGGTGAGTGCCGCATGAGCGGCGAGATCACACTCTCACGCCCGAGACTTGCACAGGGAACGCTGCTGCTTGCAAGCATGCTCACCATCATGGCGGGTGCGACGATCTCTCCGGCGCTGCCCGCAATTCAGAGAGCGTTTGTGAATGCGCCGAACGCGGGAGTCCTCGTCGGGCTCGTTCTCACAATGCACGGGTTGTTCATCGCAGTTGGTTCACCCGTCATTGGCGCGCTCGCTGACCGGTACGGCCGCCGACGGTTGCTGCTTGGCTCGACAGTCGTCTACGCGCTCGCGGGTGGTTCAGGATTCGTGCTCGATTCACTGGTGGCAATTCTCGTCGGTCGAGCGGTGCTAGGGCTGGCCGTTGCGGGCGTGATGGTGACTGTGACTGCGCTGATTACCGACTACTACGAGGAGAACCACCGGGATACGATCCTCGGGCGACAGGGTGCCTTCATGTCCATTGGCGGCGTCGTCCTGTTGCCGCTCGCAGGCGTGCTCGCAGATATCGGCTGGCGGGTTCCGTTCCTCGTCTATACAGTGGCGCTGGTGCTCCTGCCGGCGATGGCGTTCGGATTGCCAGAGCCGAGCCGCCGTGAACCCACCGGGGACCGTCCAACGAGTATCAGCGACCTCCGCCAAACGCTCGCTCAGTTCCCGCTCGGAACGCTCGGTCTTATCGCTGCACTCGGGTTAGTCGGTCAGATCATCTTCTACATGACTCCTGTCCAGATTCCGTTCTATCTCGAAACGCGGACTGGGGCAAGTGGCACGGTGATCGGTGCTGCGCTGGCGGCGTCGACAGGAGCCGGTGGAGTCGCCTCGCTGCTGTATGGCCGCGTCCGTCGATCCTTGAGTGTAATCGATATCGTTGCACTCACATTTGGATTCATGAGTATCGGGTATGCCGTGATCGGCGTGAGTGGGACGGTTCCCGGTGTTGTCATTGGTCTGGCGGTCGCGGGTGCTGGCAGTGGGTTCCTCCTGACGAACCTCAACGCGTGGATTGCAGCGGTCACGCCGGAGTCCGTTCGTGGACGGGCGCTCAGTGCCCTGACGAGTGCGTTTTTCCTCGGGCAGTTTCTCTCACCGCTCGTGACCCAGCCAGTAAGCGATACTCTGGGCCTTGGAACGACGTTTGTCGGAGTCGGGGTATTGTTGGCGGGCGGAGCGATCGCGTTCGCGCTCGCAAGCGTCTCTGTCACGCCCCTTCCAACTCAGAACCCGAACCCGCCACGCAGCAACAGTCGGTAACTGACCAGCTCGACTTCTGATAGCACCATCGATCACAATCTGAGGTTTCTACTCGGCTCTGCACGTTCATAAACTCCCCTCAGAATGGGAGAAGAGGTGGTCGATCTCCTCCATCAGTCCGTCGAGATCATGGTCTGTCTGGTCGCGCACCCACGAAAACATGTTGTAGATCGTCTCTTTGAGGCCGTGTTAGAGCTGCGCTCGATTCGGGACCAAGGCGAAGGAGGCTGTAGGTCAGCATCTGACGGTGCCAGTGGCGACTGGCACCGTCAGAATCACGCACCTCGAAGCCTCCAAGGCCGAGATCCTGCTTTGAGTCCTCGAAGAACGTCTCGATTCGCCACCTGTACGAATAGCTCCGAATGAGATGGCCAGAGGGAGCGTCGATCTTGTTCGTTGCGAGGTACTTGACCGGGTTGTCTTCGTCCTCGTCAGTGACTTTCTCGGCGATTACCAGTCGTACCTCACCTAACTTCGAGATCGGTAGCGTCTTCGTCCAAATCTTGTACGTTTCTTCGTTGATCTCTCGCTCTACTTTGTCGATGCGCTGGAAGAGCGCATCGACGCGCATCTCCTCGTTATCGAAGGTCACCTGCCGGTTGCTCCGTAGTGTCCGATCCAATCCTTGCCGTAGGATTCGACGTGCTTGATCAGGTCCGAGTCGTGGGCGAACCACGAGTCGAAGAGGTAGGTGTACCTGCGGACACCTACCTCTTCTTCCAGTTCTGTGACGATCTCTCGGGAGAGATCGTACTTCGTCTCCTCGTCGTCCAGGTCTTCGTCGTCAGCTTTCTCGTACTGGCGAAATGTGAGTGGATAGGAGGTTTTGTCGTCGGTGTAGAATGCGTAGACGAGGTCCTGTCCCCAGACGGGTTCTCCTTCGGTGTGATCGTAGAACTCTCCAGCACCGGGAAGTTCCTCCCGGTTTGCTGGAACACCGAGTCGTCGATGACGATGTAACCGTCCTGTGACCAGCGTGTCTCGCCGTGTTTTTGCAACTCCTCTAATCGTTCGTGGTTGAGTTGATCTTTGTCCCAGTCGTACTCAGTGAGGAACTTGTTGAATGCTCGGTCGCCTTGGGCCGGAAGGACTTCACGTGCGATCCCGGTCACGGTCTTGCTGCTGGCCGCAGCAAGACCTATCACGTACGTTTTGGCGTGATGAGTCTGGTGATACGACAGCGAGTCGAACTCGTCCAGTGGATCGGTGCAGGACAGGAAATCCGTAATCGGAAGCATCGGCCGTCATTGCCGTCTACATCGCGTTCCGACTTAAACGTGCAGAGCCGAGTACTCATACAAATTGCTGCGTGAACACTAGGCGAAAATAAAATCTTCTTTTGAGAACATGACAAGATCGCTATACAGTGGACGATCCGACCGACCGATATAGCAATATCTGATGATGGCTAGGTAATATTGTTCATTCACTGTTTGGCGCGAAATTTGGGCCGTTGGGATAAATTTCGCGGGTGACTATGCATGACGAGACCTACCCATCCGACTTCAAATTCTCTTGAAGCGGCACTTCATAGGTCAGCACAGCAAAGACATCGCTATGCTGTTGTACATCGATCAGCTTTAGAGGTGATGATGTAATTTCGCGCGGGAAGAGCTGCGCACCCGAATCGAGCATGACGGGAGCAACGCTGAGGATAATCTCATCGAGCAGCCCCTGATCGTGGAACTGCCCGGCCAGATCGCCGCCGCCGACGAGCCAGACGTTCTTGTCACCTGCGGCTTCCGCCATTTCAGCGTGAACGGGTGCGACGTCTCCCTGCACGAAGCGAATATCTGCCCTCTTCACAACCGATAGTTCTCGGCTACTGAACACCCAGGTCGGTGTCTCATACGGCCACTTTTCGGGCTCCTCCAGCAGATTTTCGTGTTCGATGATCCACTCGTAGGTCGTCGAGCCCATGGCTATAGCGCCGACCTGCTTGATGAATCGGGGGTAATCGTCCTCCATACTCTCGATCTCTCCGAACTGGAAGAGCCAGTCGAGTGAGTTATCCTCATCGGCGAGATACCCGTTGATGCTCGTTGCCGTGTAGTATTGGGTCTTCATATTCCTAGTACAGTTCAACGATAAGACTCAAGCGAGATTTCCCGTAATGGATCTCCACCGTCTATGAACAACTG
Coding sequences within it:
- a CDS encoding dihydrofolate reductase family protein, with product MKTQYYTATSINGYLADEDNSLDWLFQFGEIESMEDDYPRFIKQVGAIAMGSTTYEWIIEHENLLEEPEKWPYETPTWVFSSRELSVVKRADIRFVQGDVAPVHAEMAEAAGDKNVWLVGGGDLAGQFHDQGLLDEIILSVAPVMLDSGAQLFPREITSSPLKLIDVQQHSDVFAVLTYEVPLQENLKSDG
- a CDS encoding luciferase domain-containing protein, whose amino-acid sequence is MNPIESTVSAWSGVEVDSHDRGVGREFTLDGRQISHVHHGKLLDIPFDKCVRDVFIEEKRAEKHHVTPDFSDSWWMSYRTQSDEDVGGVFWLLRVACLYHVITMQKREEHSPGDRVDIDAALAESDMSDTLEDVFNEVSAA
- a CDS encoding twin-arginine translocation signal domain-containing protein yields the protein MRSAEHNNRTVNRRNVLKKLGAAGVVGAVGLPAGVSAEPNPSDVHIEKILDKTHIQQIEDVVGTLSVEEAVVKQRELDGRTITHTEFQTNLGTLTNTEIGNSVEAKLELNLAQTPELRQKLPAEFRPIPAESTTFLVSDESSITIARMATDTELEQLEHAVEEDVISAVYTHNSSGFKVAAGTVNEDTANVQRYHVDATGGDLSAASVEPVASTEGSCVYTCTSCAGAVVSKGFCVSTCAAAMTGVGLGGCIACAFFTNLGIGSCGMCYNCFW
- a CDS encoding MFS transporter, whose product is MSGEITLSRPRLAQGTLLLASMLTIMAGATISPALPAIQRAFVNAPNAGVLVGLVLTMHGLFIAVGSPVIGALADRYGRRRLLLGSTVVYALAGGSGFVLDSLVAILVGRAVLGLAVAGVMVTVTALITDYYEENHRDTILGRQGAFMSIGGVVLLPLAGVLADIGWRVPFLVYTVALVLLPAMAFGLPEPSRREPTGDRPTSISDLRQTLAQFPLGTLGLIAALGLVGQIIFYMTPVQIPFYLETRTGASGTVIGAALAASTGAGGVASLLYGRVRRSLSVIDIVALTFGFMSIGYAVIGVSGTVPGVVIGLAVAGAGSGFLLTNLNAWIAAVTPESVRGRALSALTSAFFLGQFLSPLVTQPVSDTLGLGTTFVGVGVLLAGGAIAFALASVSVTPLPTQNPNPPRSNSR
- a CDS encoding ABC transporter ATP-binding protein encodes the protein MTAIELKGVTKQYGGVTAVDDLDLVVEDGTVFGFLGPNGAGKSTVINCLLDYIRPTEGQISVFGYDAQTESQAICQRTGVLPEGFDVYDRLTGRQHLQFVIDSTGANDDPEAIAERVGIQDAVDRRAGRYSKGMAQRLMLGTALVGQPDLLILDEPSSGLDPEGVHTMREIVRDEADRGATIFFSSHILGQVEAVCDRVGILQDGALIAKDTIAGLRETVEAETTLTVEVDQVRESALPALRALDAVSTASATGTTVTVHCVDAAKTTVLNELEAAGASVQDFDLTKTSLEDLFIAYTEDGTPSTTTHDRSSEEAIQ